The Trichosurus vulpecula isolate mTriVul1 chromosome 4, mTriVul1.pri, whole genome shotgun sequence genome contains a region encoding:
- the LOC118847983 gene encoding 60S ribosomal protein L26-like, with protein MKFNPFVTSDRSKNRKRHFNAPSHIRRKIMSSPLSKELRQKYNVHSMPIRKDDEVQVVRGYYKGQQIGKVVQVYRKKYVIYIERVQWEKANGTTVHVGIYPSKVVITRLKLDKDRKKILEQKAKSRQVGKEKGKYKEETIEKMQE; from the coding sequence ATGAAGTTCAATCCCTTTGTGACCTCTGACCGAAGCAAGAACCGCAAGAGGCATTTCAATGCCCCCTCCCACATACGGAGGAAAATCATGTCGTCCCCTCTGTCGAAGGAGCTGAGACAGAAGTACAACGTCCATTCCATGCCCATCCGGAAGGACGATGAAGTCCAGGTTGTTCGAGGATACTACAAAGGTCAGCAAATTGGCAAGGTGGTCCAGGTTTACAGAAAGAAATACGTGATCTACATTGAGCGTGTGCAGTGGGAGAAGGCTAATGGTACAACTGTCCATGTGGGCATTTATCCCAGCAAGGTGGTAATCACAAGGCTAAAGCTGGACAAAGATCGCAAAAAGATCCTTGAGCAAAAAGCCAAATCTCGCcaagtaggaaaggaaaagggcaaaTATAAGGAAGAAACTATTGAGAAAATGCAAGAGTAA